The stretch of DNA CAAGCCCAAACCCACCCCCTTGGGAAACCCGCAGCACCCAGGCTCACCGTCCCCCTTACCTGCCCCTTGGACAAGCCCTCGAAGCCGTCGCTCACCACGTAGATGGTGTGCCCCTGGCAGATGCCGATCCGCACGGCCGACCTGACGGCAGCGTTCatgccggcggcgggggcacCCACATTCAGGATGGCCAGGCTGAAggggctctgcagggacagggatggggatggcaCGTTGGTGTGTGTTCCCAAGGCAGGGATGATGtcccctgctgctcctcatcCCTCCTTACCTTCTCCTGTGCCGGTTTCTGGTGTGCCAGCAGCTTGTAGATGTTCCAGTTGTTCTCAAAGCTCCTGCAAGGACAAGGCGGCGTGGCCCCGAGGGGCGCCTGGACCCCGAGGCGTGGGGGGGGATgccctcccagctgcaggagcccaTGGTTCCCCCCCAAGGGAGAAGCCCCCAGACCAGCATGTCCTTTTGGCCACTCCATAGGGATGTCTCCCCCCCATCCCGGTCCCCACTCCTCACCTCCCACGGAGCTGGATGGCCTCCTCAAACCTCTTCTCATCCATGGCCTTCTGCACGTCCTTTGTCTTGGGGGAGGAGAGATGCAGCACCGTGACACCCACGCTTatggggaggggagcaggaccCCCACCCAGCGGGCTGGCGTGCctgacacacaccccccgccccgATACTCACCACCTGGACGCACTCCATGAGTGGCAGCCGCACTGACTGGTTCCCCGAGAGGCTCACCACGCAGGCGGGGGTGTCCGGCGTGGCCTCCAGCAACGCCATCACCGCCTCCATCCCCATCTTGCTGCTCTGCAACAGGCAAGGGGCACCCGCTGCCTCGTGACGCTGGGGCCACCCACACCAGCCAGGCGGGATGCTCCCCTGTGCTCACACAGGGATGCTCCCATGACCTTGGAAACCAGGCGGCTGCTGGCACACCCAATTCACAGCCAGAGAGCTGCTGGTTTCATTTCAACAACCCGTGAAATTTGCAGCAAATGAGGGGACCTGGGCATGCGGCTCCGCTCGGCACAGCGGGGGCCACCCCTGCGGGGGCCGTCTGAGCCTCAAGTCCTTTGCAACAGGCAGAGGGAATGCAGGAGCGGggctccccaccagcctgctgctttctgcagggtGACCCCCGCTCCATGTCCTCCCCCAGGACCTACCAGCACACGGTCAAAGGCTGACGGGGTCCCTCCGCGCTGGACGTGGCCGAGGACGGTGACCCGCGTGTCAAAGCCCAAGCGTTGCACCACCAGCTGCGGAGAAGAGAGGATGTCATGCTGGGGACCCGCCAGTCACCCTGGGTGCCGGAGTGGGTGCCAGAGCGGGCGCTTACATCCTTCACGTAGTTGGAGGAGATGGGTTTGCCACTGCGGTCGATGGCACCCTCGGCAATGATGATGATGTTGAGCCGCGACCCTCTGCTGCGTGTCTGGtgtgaggggagaaaaagagctGCCACGGCTTAGCCAAAACTCACCGGCGGCCGAGCCTGAGCACCCTCCCCCGCTtgccaccagctgctgcctggggggggggctcaGGCTCAGGGTGGCTGAGCCCCTGAGCCAGCGGTGCCCCTGGCACGCGAGGGCTGGATTTGCGCTCGGCTGAGTGCCCCGTTTCACAGGGACAATGGTGGGAGCTCCCGAAGCTTCGCAGGGGCTGGGCACcggctgtggggctcagcccgGGTGCCTGCGGGGATGCTCTGGGGTGAAAACGGGGACAGGGCCTTAGGAAACCCCCCCTCACCTCCCCAAGCCTCTCACACATGAGGTCCTCCCAGCCGTCCTCCGGAGGGGACTCAGGGATGAAGAGCCAGTCGGCGCCCGAGGCCAATCCGGACACCAGCGCCAGGTACCTGGGGGGACACGGCGGTGGCAGCACCAGGCCTGGCCCCCGAACGTGGCACCCCGTCGCACCGCAGGGGCTTACCCACAGTGGCGGCCCATCACCTCCAGCACGAACGTCCGCTGGTGGCTGCAAGGACATgggtgggaggagaaggaaggtgggTGCGATGCTCCAGGGGGgtccagcccccagccccaagccCGCTCACCTCTGCGCCGTGGTGGTGATGGCGTCAATCACCTCCATGATGCGGTGCAGCGCCGAGTCGGTGCCGATGGTCATGTCGGTGCCGCAGAAGTCGTTGTCGATGGAGCCCACCAGCCCCACGATGTTCAGGCGGCAGTTCTCCCGTGCCACCTCCTCGCTGAtctgccctgccgggggggaCCGCCGTGCCACTGGTTATTTTGGGGTGCCCCCATCCCCCACCAGCATCGGGCCGGATCCTGCCGAGCAGCGGAGgagcccagccctccctgggggTCACAGTGACAGGGTGGCACCTCTGGAGCTCAGCACCCTTTGAATGCTTTCACTCTCCCCACCCAGTGCGTGTGGGAGGGGGGGTCACCCACCATCTTGgaccagctcctccagcagcccacCCCACTCAGAGCGGAAGATGTCGGCGCCCGTCAGGCTGCCGTCCCCGCCGATGACGCAGAGGTTGGTGATGCCGTGCTCCACCAGGTTACGGGCGGCCCGCAGCCGGCCCGCGCGGGTGGTGAAGGCCTTGCAGCGGGCACTGCCAATCACCGTCCCGCCCTGcagaggaaaaggggggggcACAGCTTGTCATGTagctttttttgggggtggtggttgGATTTGGGGGTCCCCACCGGTGAGCCTCACCAGCTGGATGATGTTGGAGACGCTGAGCCAGTTGGCTTGCTTGATGTTGTCACCCCCCTCCACCAGCCCCTCGTAGCCCTGCGAAGAAGATGGGGGTGAGGGGGACCCTGGCACAGGGGGGGCAGCTGCCCCCCACCCGTGATGGGGAGCATGGGGGTGCCCCAACCTCGTAGATAAGGAAGACCTTGGCTCCCACGTATATCCCCATGCGGGTGACGGCGCGGACGGCGGCGTTCATCCCTGGCAAAGCGAGAGGTGAGCCAGGGTGACCTCGAGGGGCCCCACACCCCACAGGGCACCGGATCCCAGGGGTGTCCCGCCCCCTCGAGTGGGGGGGCCCAGAGACCGGGGAGCTCCGCGCACGGGTGGCAGCCGCAGGTGAGCGAGACCCGTCAGCCATCCCGGGGGGCCGCGACCCCCACGGCGGGTGCTCGGGGCTGGGCACGGGGAGGTGGCGCGGGTGGGCCGCGGCGACCCTTCCCGTGCGTCGGGGACACACGGGAGGGGGGTGCCCGTCCgtcccctcccccgccgcggGCTCCCGGGCAGGAGCGTGGGCCGCGTCCCGGCTGCGCGCCCCGAGGCCCCGCGGATgccgctcccgcccggccccggccccggccccggccccggccccgctcccgcccggccccggccccgctcccccgccccaCCTTGCGCGTCGCCGCCGCTGGTGAGCACGGCAATGGCCATGCCGGCCCCCGCCATCCGCAGCCGCTCCAGCTCCGCCGCCGCCATCGCTGCGCTCCCGGCACCGGCGCCGCCGACCCCGCCCCGCCGGGACAcgccccgcggcggccccgcccccgccctcGGCCCCGCCctcggccccgccccgccaTGTTGTGCCAAACTCTGCCATACCGCGCCATGCGGGGCCGTGCTGCGCCGTACCACACCATATTGTGCCAGTCTGCGCCATGTGGTGCCATACTGCGCCATATCACACCACAGTGCGCCGTGGCGCACCATACCATGCTGTGCGGTGCCATACTGCACCATACCACACCATATTGTGCCGTACTGCACCATGCGGTGCCATCTGTGCCATACCACACTATACTGCACCATACCACACCATATTGTGCCGTACTGCACCATGCAGTGCCATCTGTGCCATACCACACTATACTGCACCATACCACACCATATTGTGCCGTACTGCACCATGCGGTGCCATACTGTGCCATACCACACTATACTGCACCATACCACACCATATTGTGCCATACTGCACCATGCGGTGCCATCTGTGCCATACCACACTATACTGCACCATACCACACCATATTGTGCCGTACTGCACCATGCGGTGCCATAGCACACTATACTGCACCATACCACACCATTCTCCGCCATATCACACCATACTGTGCCATGCGGTGCCATACTGCACCATACGATCACACTAAGCCATACCACACCATACTGTGCGGTGCCATACTGCACCATACCACACCATATTGTGCCATACTGCACCATGCGGTGCCATCTGTGCCATACCACACTATACTGCACCATACCACACCATATTGTGCCGTACTGCACCATGCAGTGCCATCTGTGCCATACCACACTATACTGCACCATACCACACCATTCTCCGCCATATCACACCATACTGTGCCATGTGGTGCCATACTGCACCATACGATCACACTAAGCCATACCACACCATACTGTGCCATATCACACCATACCGTGCCATACAGTGCCATACTGCACCATACCATCATACTGCACCATACCATCATACTGTGCCATGCTATCATACTGTGCCATACCACACCACACTGTGCCTTGCAGTGCCATACCACACCATACTGTGCCATGCGGTGCCATACTGCACCATGTGGTGCTATACTGTGCCATACCGTCCCATAATGTGCCAtactgtgccatgctgtgccatacGGCACCATATTGCATCGTGCTGTGCCATATAGCAACCATGTTGTGCCACACTGTGCCATACCATGCCATGTGGTGCTATACCATGCCATACTGCACCATACCATACCACACCATACTGCACCATGTGGTGCTGTACTGTGCCTTGTGTGCCATACCAAACTATGCAGTTCCATAGGGTGCCATACTATGCCATACTGCACCATATGGCGCCATACTGTGTCATGCCGTGTCATATTGTGCCCTACTTTGCCATACCACACCATACCATGCTGTACTGCGCCATACTGTGCTGTACTGAGCTGTACCACACCATACTCTGCCATACTGCGCCATACCATGCTGTACTGCGCCATACTGTGCTGTACTGAGCTGTACCACACCATACTGTGCCATACTGCGCCATACCATGCTGTACTGCGCCATACTGTGCTGTACTGAGCTGTACCACACCATACTGTGCCGTACTGCGCCATACCATGCTGTACTGCGCCATACTGTGCTGTACTGAGCTGTACCACACCATACTGTGCCGTACTGCGCCATACCATGCTGTACTGCGCCATACTGTGCTGTACTGAGCTGTACCACACCATACTGTGCCGTACTGCGCCATACCATGCTGTACTGCGCCATACTGTGCTGTACTGAGCTGTACCACACCATACTGTGCCGTACTGCGCCATACCATGCTGTACTGCGCCATACTGTGCTGTACTGAGCTGTACCACACCATACTGTGCCATACTGCGCCATACCATGCTGTACTGCACCATACTGTGCTGTACTGAGCTGTACCACACCATACTGTGCCATACTGCGCCATACCATGCTGTACTGCGCCATACTGTGCTGTACTGAGCTGTACCACACCATACTGTGCCGTACTGCGCCATACCATGCTGTACTGCGCCATACTGTGCTGTACTGAGCTGTACCACACCATACTGTGCCGTACTGCGCCATACCATGCTGTACTGCGCCATACCATGCCACACTGTGCTGTGGCAGGTGATGCCATGCTGGTATGTGCTGCCGCCCAGGCTGATCCAGCGGGGAAACCTggatattttaataaaaattccaTTATTTCATGTGTGTATAATTACGTTAGGTGTAATTAAAACCCACACAGCGTGATCCCGGGCAGAGGTTTCTCGGTCCCAAGTCCCCACCCAGCTCATTACGGTGGCTTCAGGGATGCTGCATCCCGAGGGTCGCATCCTGCCAGGGGTGGGGGTCctgccacagctgtgcttgcctGGAGTGCCAGCACTGGCCATCTGCCCCAGGCCCCCCGAGGGGCACAGCGtgtccccccatccctcccgGAGCAGCCCCCGCACCGCTGGgtccccgccggcccccgccccaCCCAGGGGAGCGGGGACGGGCCCTGCCTAGCGGAGGGacggggaaactgaggcaggcgCTGGCGAGCTTGGCGCCTCATCCTGCGTCAGCATCACTGGGTCCTGTGGGGCCCAGCACCCCCCGCACGGCCGGCAGGGAAGGGGTGTGGGTGGCCCGGGATAAGGAAATGGGAGAGACCTGGCCCGAGTCCCGCTCTCCTCCTCCCGCAGCCCCACCTCCCCGGCCCTTAACTCCCCGCCAGGCCAGCGGGGCACCCTccgtccccatccctgtccctgtccctgtccccacgaTGCTCcgggtgctgctgctctgcggGGCCCTGGGCTGCGGTGCGGGCCAGGCAGGTGAGGCAGGGACACGGTGGCGGTGGGGTTGGAGAGGCTTGGGGTTGGCATGGAGTGGGGGACATGGTTTGTGGCGAGGGGACGGAGCGGTGGGTGATGTcgggaggggacagaggggtGGGTGATGTCCGGAGGGGACGGAGCGGTGGGTGATGTCAGGAGGGGACGGAGCGGTGGGTGATGTCCGGAGGGGACGGAGCGGTGGGTGATGTCCGGCATCTCTCGCAGTCCCACTCACCTTCACCATGTTGCAATGGACCCGCGTCTCCGACGGCAGCTCCGTCTTCTGGGGGAACGCCAGCCTGGACGGGCAGCTCAGCCACCTCCTGGAGGGGTTTAATGTCACCCAGATGCTGCCGCTGGAGCCCCCTGACGCCTGGGCCAGGCGGCAGCAGGATGTGGACACCTACCTGCAGCTCTTCAGCCAGCTGGTGAAGTTCTTCAGCAAGGAGAGGCCCATCAACTGTGAGTGGTACCCAGAGGGGGGCACCGGGGCGCCGGGTCCCACTGGGGAAAGGGAGCCCCGCTGTGCTGCCTAGACATGGGGACAGCTCTCTGGGGACAGCTGGGCAAAGGGATGGGGACATGGCCACGTGCAGAACCTGTCTCTGGGCAAAAggagccctgctgcagagctgggagttTCTTACCTGGAGCTCACCCTGGGAACAGGGGGAtgctcagcctcctgctgcccctcagggaaagggctgggggctgcagctggggggatGGTGAGGTGTAGGGaccctgcctgcatcccacctgcaccctgcctgcacccccctacaccctgcctgcacctccctacaccctgcctgcaccctgccggCACTGCCTGCGCCTCCCtacaccctgcctgcacctccctacaccctgcctgcaccctgccggCACTGCCTGCACCTCCCTACACCCTGCCTGCGCCTCCCtacaccctgcctgcacctccctacaccctgcctgcaccctgccggCACTGCCTGCACCTCCCTACACCCTGCCTGCGCCTCCCtacaccctgcctgcacctccctacaccctgcctgcaccctgccggcactgcctgcacctccctacaccctgcctgcacctccctacaccctgcctgcaccctgccggCACTGCCTGCACATCCCtaca from Falco peregrinus isolate bFalPer1 chromosome 12, bFalPer1.pri, whole genome shotgun sequence encodes:
- the PFKL gene encoding ATP-dependent 6-phosphofructokinase, liver type, yielding MAAAELERLRMAGAGMAIAVLTSGGDAQGMNAAVRAVTRMGIYVGAKVFLIYEGYEGLVEGGDNIKQANWLSVSNIIQLGGTVIGSARCKAFTTRAGRLRAARNLVEHGITNLCVIGGDGSLTGADIFRSEWGGLLEELVQDGQISEEVARENCRLNIVGLVGSIDNDFCGTDMTIGTDSALHRIMEVIDAITTTAQSHQRTFVLEVMGRHCGYLALVSGLASGADWLFIPESPPEDGWEDLMCERLGETRSRGSRLNIIIIAEGAIDRSGKPISSNYVKDLVVQRLGFDTRVTVLGHVQRGGTPSAFDRVLSSKMGMEAVMALLEATPDTPACVVSLSGNQSVRLPLMECVQVTKDVQKAMDEKRFEEAIQLRGRSFENNWNIYKLLAHQKPAQEKSPFSLAILNVGAPAAGMNAAVRSAVRIGICQGHTIYVVSDGFEGLSKGQIREVGWHDVAGWLGRGGSMLGTKRTLPKTCMEKIVENVRKFNIQGLLVIGGFEAYEGVLQLVEARGQYEELCIIMCVIPATISNNVPGTDFSLGSDTAVNAAMESCDRIKQSASGTKRRVFIVETMGGYCGYLSTVTGIAVGADAAYVYEDPFTIHDLKANVEHLTDKMKTDIQRGLVLRNEKCHEHYTTEFLYNLYSSEGKGIFDCRINVLGHLQQGGAPTPFDRNYGTKLGVKAVLWMSEKLEEVYRKGRVFANSGDSACVIGLRKKVVAFSPVTELKKVTDFEHRLPQEQWWLNLRLMLKMLANYQISLTEYISGKMEHVTRRTLSIEKGF
- the PROCR gene encoding endothelial protein C receptor, translated to MGETWPESRSPPPAAPPPRPLTPRQASGAPSVPIPVPVPVPTMLRVLLLCGALGCGAGQAVPLTFTMLQWTRVSDGSSVFWGNASLDGQLSHLLEGFNVTQMLPLEPPDAWARRQQDVDTYLQLFSQLVKFFSKERPINYTQSLCCHLGCQLFPNGTAHSFYEVTLNGTAFLSFHVPSATWKQRWPGRDAVATFAEKELMKYTRTTQDLQHFLNTTCVGILQAQSARTGKQSSRSHAPLVLGLILGAFALLGIAVGIFLCTGGSC